One Thermoanaerobacter pseudethanolicus ATCC 33223 genomic window, TGGCTGACCTGGAATTAGATATTACCACTATTGCAGCAGGCCTTTTACATGATGTAATAGAAGACACAGATGTAACTTATGACCAATTAATGGAAAATTTTGGAAAAGAAATTGCTGATTTGGTTGATGGAGTTACAAAACTTGGTAAAATAGAATACAAGAGCAAAGTAGAGCAACAGGCAGAAAATATGAGAAAAATGCTTATAGCAATGGCAAAAGACATTAGAGTGATACTCATAAAACTGGCTGACAGGCTTCACAACATGAGAACTCTCAAATATTTACCTCTTGACAAACAAAAAGAAAAAGCGGAAGAGACTTTAGAGATTTATGCCCCTATTGCTCATCGCTTAGGAATATCTAAGATAAAATGGGAATTAGAAGACTTGTGTTTGAGATATTTGCATCCGGAGGAGTATTATGACCTCGTAGAAAAGGTTGCTGCCAAAAGAAAAGAAAGAGAAGAGTTTATACAAAATATCATAACTACAATTAAAGAGAAATTAAAAGAAATGGGAATACAAGCAGAAGTAGATGGGCGACCTAAACATTTTTACAGTATCTACAAAAAGATGAAAACGCAAAATAAAACTTTCGAGCAAATTTACGATTTGTTAGCAGTGAGGATAATTGTTAACACCGTAAAAGACTGTTATGGCGTATTAGGAATTGTGCATACTTTATGGAAGCCAATTCCTGGAAGATTTAAAGATTATATCGCTATGCCAAAACCTAATATGTATCAATCCCTTCATACTACAGTAATAGGTCCTAAAGGAGAACCTTTTGAAATACAAATAAGAACATGGGAGATGCACAAAACGGCAGAATACGGTATTGCAGCCCATTGGAAATATAAAGAGGGTAAGACTACAGAGGACGAATTTGACCAAAAGCTTTCTTGGCTTAGGCAGCTTTTAGAATGGCAGAAAGAGTTAAAAGATGCAAAAGAGTTTATGGAAACATTAAAAATTGATCTTTTTACAGATGAGGTTTTTGTCTTTACTCCTAAAGGGGATGTCATAAATCTTCCAGCGGGGTCTACTCCTATTGACTTTGCGTACAGCATACACACTGAAATAGGTCATCGATTAAATGGTGCTAAAGTAAACGGTAAAATAGTCCCTATAAATTATCAATTAAAAAACGGTGATATTGTTGAGATATTAGTAAGTCCAAATAAAGACAGAGGTCCAAGTAGAGACTGGCTCCAGATTGTCAAAAGTTCTCAAGCGAGAAACAAAATCAGACAGTGGTTTAAAAAAGAAAAAAGAGAAGAAAATATCGCTCGCGGCGAGGAAATGTTAGAAAGAGACCTCAGGCGTCATGGAATACAACCTGCTATGATAAAAAGTGAGATATGGGAGGAAGTGCTTAAAAAACTCAACATTCACACAATAGAGGATTTATATGCAACAATTGGTTATGGAGGGTTAACTTTAAATCAGGTAATACCGAGAATTAAAGAAGAAATCAAAAAATCTCAGAAAGAAATAGGTTTAAAGTCCGTTCCAATTGATAAGGCTGGAAAGAAAAAAGAGAAAACAGGCGGAACGGGGGTCATTGTAAAAGGTGTAGACAATGTAATGGTCAGGTTTGCAAAATGTTGTTCTCCTGTTCCAGGGGATGAAATAATAGGTTATGTTACTAAAGGAAGGGGAATTTCTATTCACAGAAAAGATTGTCCCAATGTAAAAGAATATCTTTTTGATAGAAACAAAATTGTAGAGGTTGAGTGGGATCAAGATAGAAATATCCTTTATCAAGCTGATATACAGATTATGGCTAGTGATAGATTTGGACTTTTGACAGATGTTACTAGTGTTCTTGCAGATGTAAAAATTGCTGTAAAGGCTGTCAATGCTAGAACAACAAAAGACAATATTGCAATTATTAACTTAACTTTAGAGATTATTTCAAAAGACCAACTGGAAAGAGTTATGAATAAGTTGAAAGCTTTGGAAGGGGTAATGGACGTTTACAGATTAAGTGCATAGAGGTGATTTTTTTGAGAGCTGTTGTTCAAAGGGTGAGTCGCGGAGAAGTAAGTGTAGGTGGAGAAATGGTAAGTTCAATAGGTAAAGGATTTGTTGTTTTGGTTGGTATATCTATTGATGATAATGAAAATGATGTAATGTACATGGCAGATAAAATAGTGAATTTGCGGGTCTTTGAAGATGAAGAAGGAAAAATGAATTTGTCTCTTTTAGATATAGGAGGAGAAGTCCTTCTTGTCTCTCAATTTACTTTGCTTGGAGATGTGAGAAAAGGCAGAAGACCTAACTTTATGATGGCTCAAAAACCACAAGAAGCTTTGAAGTATTTTAATTTATTAGTCAAAGAGATTGAAAAAAGAGGCGTAAGTGTCAAAACAGGTATATTTCAGGCAATGATGAAAGTATTAATTGAAAATGACGGACCAGTTACAATTCTCATTGATTCTAAAAAAGTGTTTTAATGGAGTGATTTTATGAAAATACAAAGGTATGTGGTAGGACTTTATAAAGCCAATTGTTATATTGTTTCTGACGAGGAAACTAGGGAGACAATTGTAATAGACCCAGGGGAATATTTATCTGAAATACAAGATTATATTGGTGTTAACAAATTAAGAGTAAAATATATTTTACTCACTCATGGTCATTTTGACCACATAGGTGGAGTAGAGGAGCTGAGGAAAGTTACTCAAGCAGAAGTTGCTATTTCAAAAGAAGATGCTCCCATGCTTTTAGATCCCAGTTTAAATCTATCTAAAATGGTCTATAAAAAAATACAGTGCAGTGCCGCAGATATTTTATTAAATGGTGGCGATATTTTATATTTTGGGAAATACGCAATAGAAGTCCTACACACTCCAGGTCATACAAAAGGCGGAGTGTGTTTTAAAATTGACAATGTCTGCTTTACAGGAGATACTGTTTTCAAAGGCTCGATAGGAAGATATGATTTTCCTGGTGGAGATTTTGATACTTTAATGGATTCTATAAAGAACAAGCTTTTGGTATTGGAAGATGACGTAGTGATATATCCGGGTCATGGCGAGTCTTCAACAATTGGAAAAGAAAAGAGAATTAATTTGTTTTTGAGGGAATAAAAGCAAGAGGTGATTTACCTCTTGCTTTTATTCGTATCTGAGTGCTACGATTGGGTCGAGTCTAGCTGCTTTTTGTGCAGGGTATATTCCAAAGAATATTCCTACTGCTGAGGAGAAAAGAAAAGCGATTAATATTGTGTTTATAGAGATGATGGGGGTTATATTTATAAAAGGACCAATGATGTTTGATAAAATATAACCGAAGAAAATACCTATAGCACCCCCTAAGAGAGAAATTGCGACAGCCTCAATTAAGAATTGCATTAAAATGTCTTTTTGCCTTGCGCCTATG contains:
- a CDS encoding RelA/SpoT family protein translates to MLDKVINRIKKYMGDDANLELIYKAYDFAVNAHEGQMRNSGEPYIVHPIEVAFILADLELDITTIAAGLLHDVIEDTDVTYDQLMENFGKEIADLVDGVTKLGKIEYKSKVEQQAENMRKMLIAMAKDIRVILIKLADRLHNMRTLKYLPLDKQKEKAEETLEIYAPIAHRLGISKIKWELEDLCLRYLHPEEYYDLVEKVAAKRKEREEFIQNIITTIKEKLKEMGIQAEVDGRPKHFYSIYKKMKTQNKTFEQIYDLLAVRIIVNTVKDCYGVLGIVHTLWKPIPGRFKDYIAMPKPNMYQSLHTTVIGPKGEPFEIQIRTWEMHKTAEYGIAAHWKYKEGKTTEDEFDQKLSWLRQLLEWQKELKDAKEFMETLKIDLFTDEVFVFTPKGDVINLPAGSTPIDFAYSIHTEIGHRLNGAKVNGKIVPINYQLKNGDIVEILVSPNKDRGPSRDWLQIVKSSQARNKIRQWFKKEKREENIARGEEMLERDLRRHGIQPAMIKSEIWEEVLKKLNIHTIEDLYATIGYGGLTLNQVIPRIKEEIKKSQKEIGLKSVPIDKAGKKKEKTGGTGVIVKGVDNVMVRFAKCCSPVPGDEIIGYVTKGRGISIHRKDCPNVKEYLFDRNKIVEVEWDQDRNILYQADIQIMASDRFGLLTDVTSVLADVKIAVKAVNARTTKDNIAIINLTLEIISKDQLERVMNKLKALEGVMDVYRLSA
- the dtd gene encoding D-aminoacyl-tRNA deacylase, with product MRAVVQRVSRGEVSVGGEMVSSIGKGFVVLVGISIDDNENDVMYMADKIVNLRVFEDEEGKMNLSLLDIGGEVLLVSQFTLLGDVRKGRRPNFMMAQKPQEALKYFNLLVKEIEKRGVSVKTGIFQAMMKVLIENDGPVTILIDSKKVF
- a CDS encoding MBL fold metallo-hydrolase gives rise to the protein MKIQRYVVGLYKANCYIVSDEETRETIVIDPGEYLSEIQDYIGVNKLRVKYILLTHGHFDHIGGVEELRKVTQAEVAISKEDAPMLLDPSLNLSKMVYKKIQCSAADILLNGGDILYFGKYAIEVLHTPGHTKGGVCFKIDNVCFTGDTVFKGSIGRYDFPGGDFDTLMDSIKNKLLVLEDDVVIYPGHGESSTIGKEKRINLFLRE